One stretch of Daphnia pulicaria isolate SC F1-1A chromosome 8, SC_F0-13Bv2, whole genome shotgun sequence DNA includes these proteins:
- the LOC124311963 gene encoding alpha-(1,3)-fucosyltransferase C-like yields the protein MSDSQSALGQPNEESAFRFHVLENNKKMQSDIQWKTILFWNEAYAGNKTFDIGIGKDKFLKANCPVWQCKTTSDRNMLPIESYDAVVFNQRKWTPTDLPVNRSRHQRYIFWSRESPGWRYVNTNTMAEFFNWTMTYRWDSDIAYPYGWITLTNPIIGTKLSDTHELEQLIAETHFDSTISYTAGKTKKVAWFVSNCKSLSARNEYVDRLKTFIDVDIYGECGNMSCSRSNPELCRKMLERDYKFYLSLENTLCEDYVTEKFFDQMRYHIIPIVFDLHGHHARMAPPHSYINAADYQSVRELADYLTLLDGNDTLYNEYFWWKKHYVVNNNDDGIKRSMCELCRMLHVPNKPRKIYSDMNNWWDIQATCQTITFSDETEFAEESDGEDVWEAEPMLVRWFG from the coding sequence ATGTCAGACAGTCAAAGTGCACTTGGTCAACCGAATGAGGAATCGGCATTTCGGTTCCATGTTCtagaaaacaacaagaagatGCAGTCGGACATTCAGTGGAAGACAATCCTTTTCTGGAATGAAGCATATGCTGGAAATAAAACTTTTGACATTGGGATTGGAAAAGATAAGTTTTTAAAAGCCAACTGCCCAGTTTGGCAGTGTAAAACGACAAGCGATCGAAACATGTTACCTATTGAAAGCTATGATGCAGTGGTATTCAATCAGCGAAAATGGACTCCAACGGATCTCCCGGTCAATCGGTCACGTCATCAGCGTTACATCTTTTGGAGCAGAGAATCACCAGGCTGGCGTTACGTTAATACAAACACCATGGCCGAATTTTTCAACTGGACAATGACGTATCGTTGGGACTCGGATATTGCTTATCCTTACGGATGGATAACTTTGACGAATCCGATTATTGGGACGAAACTTTCTGACACGCACGAATTGGAACAACTAATTGCTGAAACCCATTTCGATTCAACAATCAGTTACACAGCCGGAAAAACCAAGAAGGTGGCTTGGTTCGTCTCCAATTGTAAATCTTTAAGCGCTCGAAACGAATACGTCGATCGACTGAAAACTTTTATCGACGTCGATATTTATGGGGAGTGCGGGAATATGAGTTGCTCTCGTTCAAATCCGGAATTGTGTCGCAAAATGTTGGAGCGCGATTACAAATTCTACCTCTCACTGGAAAACACACTGTGCGAAGATTATGTCACGGAAAAGTTTTTCGATCAGATGCGCTACCACATAATTCCGATCGTCTTTGATCTACACGGCCACCACGCACGAATGGCTCCCCCACACTCTTACATTAATGCAGCCGATTATCAGTCCGTCCGGGAGCTGGCCGATTATCTGACTTTGCTAGATGGAAACGACACACTTTACAACGAGTATTTTTGGTGGAAAAAGCACTATGTCGTAAACAATAACGACGACGGAATAAAACGGAGCATGTGTGAACTTTGCCGTATGCTTCACGTTCCCAATAAGCCTAGAAAAATTTACAGCGACATGAATAATTGGTGGGACATCCAGGCTACCTGTCAAACAATAACATTTTCCGATGAAACGGAATTCGCCGAAGAGTCTGATGGAGAGGACGTGTGGGAGGCCGAGCCAATGCTTGTAAGGTGGttcgggtaa
- the LOC124312158 gene encoding probable LIM domain-containing serine/threonine-protein kinase DDB_G0286997, translated as MLSLKHDHTAHARLDGDAAFFCDSKLGRHRMKHHHHAVVSGQLAGEKNTGIETWMNNWSAIGLGRSLVYPCLLGMADTKAPRRCLATQRQHSHQPVTTLRATITKPPRLQSITPQLMLPRAKSPKIPSTTPRLPSITQFLATTPGLQLITPPKRLNTTPSRPSTTPPRLQSITPQLMLPRATIPKPRSITLPQATQLQLRRPSITQPQLTTQLLRTTLNRNTTPRLQFTTPQPTLYLATTPRPLSTTLPRHLSIIPLLTLLRPATPKLRTIDSIPSYYTTKAPEYYTTPYASPTYYKDVS; from the exons ATGCTGAGCTTGAAGCACGACCACACGGCACACGCCCGGTTG gatGGAGATGCTGCCTTCTTTTGTGATAGCAAATTGGGTCGTCATCGCATGAAACATCACCACCATGCTGTTGTATCGGGGCAATTGGCTGGAGAGAAGAATACTGGCATTGAAACCTGGATGAACAATTGGAGTGCAATCGG GTTGGGTCGATCACTGGTGTACccatgtctcctgggtatggcggataccaaagCACCACGCCGCTGCCTTGCTACACAACGACAACATTCGCACCAACCGGTTACTACACTGAGGGCCACAATTACtaaaccaccaaggctccagagtattacaccgcAGTTAATGCTGCCCCGAGCTAAATCACCAAAgatcccgagtactacaccgag gctcccaagtattactcagttcctagctactacaccgggGCTCCAACTaattacaccaccaaagcggCTGAACACTACACCGAGccgcccaagtactacaccaccaaggctccagagtattacaccacaacttatgcTTCCCCGAGCCACTATACCgaagccccgaagtattactctgccccaaGCTACACAACtacaactgaggcggccaagtattacgcagccccaacttactacacagctccttcgtactacgttgaaccggaatactacaccgaggctccagtttactacaccacaacccaCGCTAtacctagctactacaccaaggCCCCTAAGTACTACGCTaccaaggcacctgagtaTTATACCACTACTTACGCTGCTCCGACCAGCTACACCGAAGCTCCGAACTATTGACTCTatcccgagttactacaccactaaggcacctGAATATTACACCACACCCTACGCTTCCCCAACTTACTACAAGGACGTTTCTTAA
- the LOC124312169 gene encoding store-operated calcium entry-associated regulatory factor-like isoform X2 — MLSNLKSVILVFVSLHVTFGASNPDYSIQMSKIKVLTLNHGKMTNSRRVPAVPQLKCVGGTAGCRAFIPQVVQCENQGSDGITIQWECKTDMDNSYRFGKIIVICEGYDYPGDHYVLVGSCGLEYNIDLTKEGIDNHPSIPIIDIGPPSINQGTSTELSSLTIFLICFGVLLFVTAIFGLIACIVCSERSSSYHVHSDVPFARPVLYPVYTHRPIYRPTTVYVSNDRTSTAGNRVASSSGTRTASGFGGTMSR, encoded by the exons atgttgtcaaACTTAAAATCAGTGATTTTAGTGTTTGTCTCCCTTCACGTCACATTTGGTGCCTCCAATCCAG ACTACTCAATACAAATGAGTAAAATTAAGGTGCTGACCCTCAACCATGGGAAAATGACTAACAGTAGACGGGTACCAGCTGTTCCTCAATTGAAATGTGTTGGAGGAACTGCTGGCTGCAGAGCATTCATTCCTCAA GTGGTGCAGTGTGAGAATCAAGGATCAGATGGAATTACCATTCAATGGGAGTGTAAAACAGACATGGACAATTCCTACCgctttggaaaaattattgtcaTTTGTGAAGGATATGACTATCCTGGCGATCATTATGTTTTAGTTGGATCCTGTGga CTCGAATATAATATCGATTTGACTAAGGAGGGAATCGACAATCATCCAAGTATTCCGATTATTGATATCGGGCCACCATCAATCAACCAAGGAACATCAACCGAGCTGTCGTCGTTGACCATCTTTTTAATCTGCTTTGGCGTGTTACTGTTTGTAACCGCGATTTTTGGATTAATTGCATGTATTGTTTGCTCTGAAAGATCTAGCTCATACCATGTGCATTCTGATGTGCCTTTCGCCAGACCTGTCCTTTATCCGGTTTACACACATAGACCAATTTATAGACCTACTACAGTTTATGTGTCTAATGATCGAACTTCGACAGCCGGAAATAGAGTCGCTTCAAGCAGTGGAACTCGAACTGCCTCGGGATTTGGAGGAACGATGAGTCGTTAA
- the LOC124312169 gene encoding store-operated calcium entry-associated regulatory factor-like isoform X1 → MLSNLKSVILVFVSLHVTFGASNPVDYSIQMSKIKVLTLNHGKMTNSRRVPAVPQLKCVGGTAGCRAFIPQVVQCENQGSDGITIQWECKTDMDNSYRFGKIIVICEGYDYPGDHYVLVGSCGLEYNIDLTKEGIDNHPSIPIIDIGPPSINQGTSTELSSLTIFLICFGVLLFVTAIFGLIACIVCSERSSSYHVHSDVPFARPVLYPVYTHRPIYRPTTVYVSNDRTSTAGNRVASSSGTRTASGFGGTMSR, encoded by the exons atgttgtcaaACTTAAAATCAGTGATTTTAGTGTTTGTCTCCCTTCACGTCACATTTGGTGCCTCCAATCCAG TAGACTACTCAATACAAATGAGTAAAATTAAGGTGCTGACCCTCAACCATGGGAAAATGACTAACAGTAGACGGGTACCAGCTGTTCCTCAATTGAAATGTGTTGGAGGAACTGCTGGCTGCAGAGCATTCATTCCTCAA GTGGTGCAGTGTGAGAATCAAGGATCAGATGGAATTACCATTCAATGGGAGTGTAAAACAGACATGGACAATTCCTACCgctttggaaaaattattgtcaTTTGTGAAGGATATGACTATCCTGGCGATCATTATGTTTTAGTTGGATCCTGTGga CTCGAATATAATATCGATTTGACTAAGGAGGGAATCGACAATCATCCAAGTATTCCGATTATTGATATCGGGCCACCATCAATCAACCAAGGAACATCAACCGAGCTGTCGTCGTTGACCATCTTTTTAATCTGCTTTGGCGTGTTACTGTTTGTAACCGCGATTTTTGGATTAATTGCATGTATTGTTTGCTCTGAAAGATCTAGCTCATACCATGTGCATTCTGATGTGCCTTTCGCCAGACCTGTCCTTTATCCGGTTTACACACATAGACCAATTTATAGACCTACTACAGTTTATGTGTCTAATGATCGAACTTCGACAGCCGGAAATAGAGTCGCTTCAAGCAGTGGAACTCGAACTGCCTCGGGATTTGGAGGAACGATGAGTCGTTAA
- the LOC124312062 gene encoding lysosomal alpha-glucosidase-like: protein MKLGFWKSEKVKNHECLVENEVLDFHVESTSKVVHKARIFPVWISCILSLVLGIFVILLWILLDLHVDALWSQRQETVAVMVDQLEELEFLISATEETGSSCPFDVEDELKFDCFPQGNADENLCLKRGCCWSFTDKQSVPFCYYPSNYALYSFINVTQLNSSKVNGVVGYLKQTGYSGYPEEIPLLKLIATFETNNRLRVKIVDAMNKRYEVNVLDSLQAEDLLPVHDYDYTFSVNTDITGFSIARKSNQEVIFSTVGVGGFIYANQFLQISSFLPSGNIYGLGEHQDSLRHSTNWQRFALFNHDTVPDKGRNLYGSHPFYLVMENDGSSHGVFLKNSDPMEVILQPTPAITFRALGGIIDFYFFLGPTPQEVIEQYTEVIGRPAMPPYWGLGFHLCRYNYGSLNRTREIWERTRAAGIPFDVQWNDLDYMDTAKDFTYDRNTFAGLPEFVREVHSVGMHYIPLIDPGISNTESKLEYPPYDEGIAMNVFVKNSAEPDALPFVGKVWNTVSTVWPDFTHPNATEYWTNQLKAFHNEVPFDGAWIDMNEPSNFYSGTIDGCSATKWDNPPYTPAVVGDKLCFLTLCMSAGQYGGLHYDLHNLYGLTETIATNFALKQIRGKRPFIISRSTFPGQGHYGGHWSGDVVSDWTNLRRSITSILNYNMFGIPLVGADICGFNGNTTAALCQRWMELGAFYPFSRNHNTDDGIDQDPVALGPAVVEASRKALMVRYMLLPYLYTLFWHAHAHGRTVARPLFFEFPSDRQTYTIDTQFLWGAGLMVAPVLTESTEIIEVYLPRSLWYDFYNLQLISAGGKWTGLPAPLDTIPILLRGGYILPTQAPEVTTALTRVKPFDLVVALNETKQAAGDLYCDDGDTNDAYLLSQFNFIQFEASSNMIKSSIVNWNIESSSLTVRDVTILGLSDPVSVVTVNGIPHPSFTFNTIKKVLFLKDLKLHLKNPFVISYQ, encoded by the exons ATGAAGTTAGGGTTCTGGAAAAGTGAAAAGGTGAAAAATCATGAATGTCTGGTTGAGAATGAGGTTCTTGACTTTCATGTAGAGTCAACTAGCAAAG TTGTCCACAAAGCAAGGATTTTTCCTGTTTGGATTTCTTGCATCCTTTCTCTAGTTTTGGGAATTTTTGTCATACTTTTATGGATTCTACTTGATCTGCATG TTGATGCTCTATGGAGTCAGCGACAGGAAACAGTAGCTGTAATGGTTGATCAATTGGAAGAATTAGAGTTTTTAATATCAGC GACTGAAGAAACAGGCTCCAGCTGTCCTTTCGATGTGGAGGATGAATTAAAGTTTGATTGTTTCCCTCAAGGAAATGCTGATGAAAACTTGTGTTTGAAAAGAGGATGCTGTTGGTCATTCACTGATAAACAGTCTGTGCCATTCTGCTACTACCCATCTAATTATGCTCTATATTCCTTCATAAATGTCACACAGTTGAACAGCAGCAAAGTCAATGGAGTG gTTGGGTATCTCAAACAAACTGGCTATTCTGGTTATCCAGAAGAAATTCCCTTACTAAAACTAATTGCAACTTTTGAGACTAATAATCGTTTACGAGTCAAGATAGTCGACGCAATGAATAAACGATACGAGGTCAATGTTCTTGACAGTCTTCAAGCTGAAGATTTATTGCCTGTGCATGATTATGATTATACATTTTCTGTCAACACAGACATAACAGGATTTAGTATTGCGAGAAAATCCAATCAAGAA GTGATTTTTTCAACAGTTGGCGTTGGAGGGTTTATATATGCCAATCAGTTTCTGCAAATATCCAGTTTCCTTCCTTCTGGCAACATCTACGGATTGGGAGAACATCAAGATTCGCTGCGTCACAGTACTAACTGGCAAAGATTTGCCCTATTCAACCACGATACCGTTCCGGATAAGGGAAGAAATCTTTACGGATCTCACCCGTTCTACCTCGTGATGGAAAATGACGGGTCAAGTCATGGAGTTTTCCTCAAAAATAGTGATCCCATGGAAGTGATATTACAACCTACACCAGCTATCACTTTTCGCGCACTGGGAGGTATCAtagatttctattttttcttaggGCCGACTCCTCAAGAG GTTATTGAACAGTATACTGAAGTAATAGGTCGCCCAGCTATGCCTCCTTATTGGGGTTTGGGATTTCATCTCTGTCGTTACAATTATGGCTCTCTGAATCGTACTAGAGAAATTTGGGAACGCACCCGAGCAGCCGGCATTCCCTTCGATGTCCAATGGAACGATTTAGACTACATGGACACAGCGAAAGATTTCACTTATGACCGAAATACGTTTGCTGGCTTGCCAGAATTTGTGCGTGAAGTTCATTCTGTAGGAATGCATTATATTCCATTAATCGATCCGGGCATTAGCAACACAGAGTCCAAGTTAGAATATCCCCCCTACGACGAAGGAATAGCGATGAACGTTTTTGTGAAAAATTCGGCAGAACCAGATGCACTTCCTTTTGTAGGGAAGGTATGGAACACAGTTTCTACTGTTTGGCCGGATTTCACTCACCCGAATGCCACAGAATACTGGACCAATCAACTTAAAGCTTTTCACAACGaa gTTCCATTTGACGGAGCGTGGATTGATATGAACGAACCTTCCAATTTTTACTCTGGCACTATTGATGGGTGTTCAGCAACCAAATGGGATAATCCACCCTATACTCCGGCTGTCGTTGGTGATAAACTATGTTTCCTTACCCTTTGCATGTCAGCTGGACA GTATGGTGGGCTTCATTACGACCTCCACAATTTATACGGCCTTACCGAAACAATCGCTACCAACTTTGCATTGAAGCAGATAAGAGGAAAGCGACCATTCATCATATCTCGATCGACTTTTCCTGGCCAAGGTCACTATGGGGGACATTGGAGTGGCGATGTTGTTTCTGATTGGACCAACTTGCGTCGCAGCATCACTAGTATTTTAAACTACAATAT gtTTGGTATTCCTTTGGTTGGAGCAGACATCTGTGGATTCAACGGTAATACTACAGCCGCTCTTTGCCAAAGATGGATGGAATTGGGAGCCTTTTATCCATTCTCTCGTAATCATAACACGGACGATGGGATCGATCAAGATCCAGTTGCTTTAGGTCCAGCTGTCGTAGAAGCGTCGAGAAAAGCTCTAATGGTTCGCTACATGCTTTTGCCCTACTTGTATACACTCTTCTGGCACGCCCATGCCCACGGGCGCACTGTAGCCCGTCCCCTTTTCTTCGAATTTCCCTCTGACCGGCAGACTTACACTATCGATACGCAATTTCTTTGGGGTGCTGGCTTGATGGTCGCACCAGTGTTAACAGAGTCCACTGAGATTATCGAAGTGTATTTACCACGCAGTCTTTGGTACGATTTTTATAATCTCCAGTTAATCTCTGCCGGTGGAAAATGGACTGGTCTTCCTGCTCCTTTAGATACCATACCCATTTTGCTGAGAGGTGGATATATCCTGCCCACTCAAGCACCAGAGGTAACCACCGCACTAACTCGCGTAAAGCCCTTTGATTTAGTAGTGGCATTGAATGAGACTAAACAAGCGGCTGGTGACCTCTACTGTGATGATGGAGACACAAACGACGCTTACCTTCTATcccaatttaattttattcaatttgaaGCTTCTTCTAACATGATTAAATCCTCTATTGTGAATTGGAATATCGAATCTTCCTCTTTGACTGTTCGCGACGTTACTATTCTTGGGTTAAGTGATCCCGTGAGTGTTGTAACTGTGAACGGGATCCCGCATCCCAGTTTTACTTTCAACACGATCAAAAAGGTTTTGTTCCTCAAAGACCTTAAACTGCATCTCAAGAATCCATTTGTGATCAGTTATCAATAA
- the LOC124312150 gene encoding sulfotransferase 1E1-like, whose amino-acid sequence MALHFEFPDAETKAKLLAAFPGYSDGFVRCQPGNLLMPLFYKKDWKTYYDFQLRDDDVFILSFPKSGTTWTQDMVWLIANDCDFQGAKKLLRERVPFLEDRSLGTDESLQKYLEMSKNNTGATSDIIIEPNFIDALPSPRFIKSHLPLSCLPPTLVTRCKVVYVARNPKDVAVSWYFHHLLDPIMNTNLTIEEFAEFFMRDEVLYAPYWTSVIEAWEKRNDPNFLFLFYEDLKMDLPAQLHRICQFLGKEELPIDQIIALTEHLKFDNFKINKSVNAQELQEAGYFKKEGNFMRKGQIGDWKNHFGEKLNSRFDEWIEKCTSATDLKFPK is encoded by the exons ATGGCATTGCATTTTGAGTTTCCCGATGCCGAAACAAAAGCGAAACTTCTTGCAGCGTTTCCTGGTTACAGCGATGGTTTTGTGAGATGTCAACCGGGAAATTTGTTGATGCCATTGTTTTACAAAAAAGATTGGAAAACGTATTACGATTTTCAGCTGCGGGATGATGATGtcttcattctttcctttcccaaaTCAg GTACAACATGGACACAAGATATGGTTTGGTTGATCGCGAATGACTGTGATTTTCAAGGAGCAAAAAAGTTACTTCGCGAGCGGGTGCCGTTTTTAGA AGATCGGTCGTTGGGAACTGACGAAAGTTTGCagaaatatttagaaatgTCTAAAAATAATACGGGAGCGACATCGGATATCATAATAGAGCCCAACTTTATAGACGCTTTGCCATCCCCTCGTTTTATCAAATCTCATCTACCGTTGTCCTGCCTGCCTCCTACTTTGGTTACCCGTTGTAAAGTTGTGTATGTCGCACGGAATCCTAAAG ATGTCGCAG TATCTTGGTATTTCCATCATCTTCTTGATCCGATAATGAACACGAATCTTACGATAGAAGAATTCGCAGAATTTTTTATGCGTGACGAAG TATTGTATGCACCATATTGGACCAGTGTAATTGAAGCCTGGGAAAAGCGAAATGACCCAAATTTCCTGTTTCTATTTTATGAAGATTTAAAAATG GACCTTCCAGCCCAACTTCACAGAATATGTCAGTTCCTTGGAAAAGAAGAATTGCCCATCGATCAAATCATTGCTTTGAcagaacatttaaaatttgataatttcaaaattaataaatcggTAAATGCTCAAGAACTCCAAGAAGCGGGATATTTTAAGAAAGAAGGCAATTTCAtgagaaaag GTCAAATTGGCGACTGGAAGAACCATTTCggcgaaaaattgaattctcgATTTGACGAATGGATCGAGAAATGTACGAGCGCAACCGATTTAAAGTTCCCCAAATGA
- the LOC124312177 gene encoding methylosome subunit pICln-like isoform X3 gives MVVLSSFPPPTEGIKLVQSNTGAFINTRDLGQGTLYIAESRVSWVSATSGQGFSLEYPHISLHAVSKDPSAFPQECLYLMLDSRLDEPALDNQDSEDEESETDMSEVRFIPEDRGLLDAMYHAMTICQTLHPDPNDSISDEGDFEDTEEGEYCLDGAETAENDHDNGEAENMESDMGQFEDADPEH, from the exons atggttGTATTATCTTCATTTCCTCCGCCTACCGAAGGAATCAAATTAGTTCAGTCCAATACTGGAGCTTTCATCAACACCAGAGACTTGGGCCAAGGGACATTATATATTGCTGAAAG TCGTGTATCATGGGTTAGTGCCACATCTGGCCAAGGATTTTCGCTGGAATACCCCCACATATCGTTACATGCTGTTTCAAAAGATCCTTCTGCATTTCCACAGGAATGCTTGTACTTGATGTTGGATTCAAGGCTTGATGAACCCG CTTTAGATAATCAAGATTCTGAGGATGAGGAATCTGAAACTGATATGTCTGAAGTAAGGTTTATTCCAGAAGATCGGGGACTTCTTGATGCCATGTACCATGCCATGACAATATGTCAAACACTCCATCCTGATCCTAATGATTCAATTTCAGATG aaGGAGATTTTGAAGATACTGAGGAAGGAGAATATTGCCTTGATGGAGCAGAAACAGCTGAAAATG ATCATGATAATGGTGAGGCGGAGAATATGGAGTCAGACATGGGTCAGTTTGAAGATGCCGATCCTGAACATTAA
- the LOC124312177 gene encoding methylosome subunit pICln-like isoform X1 — protein sequence MVVLSSFPPPTEGIKLVQSNTGAFINTRDLGQGTLYIAESRVSWVSATSGQGFSLEYPHISLHAVSKDPSAFPQECLYLMLDSRLDEPDEALDNQDSEDEESETDMSEVRFIPEDRGLLDAMYHAMTICQTLHPDPNDSISDEGDFEDTEEGEYCLDGAETAENDHDNGEAENMESDMGQFEDADPEH from the exons atggttGTATTATCTTCATTTCCTCCGCCTACCGAAGGAATCAAATTAGTTCAGTCCAATACTGGAGCTTTCATCAACACCAGAGACTTGGGCCAAGGGACATTATATATTGCTGAAAG TCGTGTATCATGGGTTAGTGCCACATCTGGCCAAGGATTTTCGCTGGAATACCCCCACATATCGTTACATGCTGTTTCAAAAGATCCTTCTGCATTTCCACAGGAATGCTTGTACTTGATGTTGGATTCAAGGCTTGATGAACCCG ATGAAGCTTTAGATAATCAAGATTCTGAGGATGAGGAATCTGAAACTGATATGTCTGAAGTAAGGTTTATTCCAGAAGATCGGGGACTTCTTGATGCCATGTACCATGCCATGACAATATGTCAAACACTCCATCCTGATCCTAATGATTCAATTTCAGATG aaGGAGATTTTGAAGATACTGAGGAAGGAGAATATTGCCTTGATGGAGCAGAAACAGCTGAAAATG ATCATGATAATGGTGAGGCGGAGAATATGGAGTCAGACATGGGTCAGTTTGAAGATGCCGATCCTGAACATTAA
- the LOC124312177 gene encoding methylosome subunit pICln-like isoform X2, translating to MVVLSSFPPPTEGIKLVQSNTGAFINTRDLGQGTLYIAESRVSWVSATSGQGFSLEYPHISLHAVSKDPSAFPQECLYLMLDSRLDEPDEALDNQDSEDEESETDMSEVRFIPEDRGLLDAMYHAMTICQTLHPDPNDSISDGDFEDTEEGEYCLDGAETAENDHDNGEAENMESDMGQFEDADPEH from the exons atggttGTATTATCTTCATTTCCTCCGCCTACCGAAGGAATCAAATTAGTTCAGTCCAATACTGGAGCTTTCATCAACACCAGAGACTTGGGCCAAGGGACATTATATATTGCTGAAAG TCGTGTATCATGGGTTAGTGCCACATCTGGCCAAGGATTTTCGCTGGAATACCCCCACATATCGTTACATGCTGTTTCAAAAGATCCTTCTGCATTTCCACAGGAATGCTTGTACTTGATGTTGGATTCAAGGCTTGATGAACCCG ATGAAGCTTTAGATAATCAAGATTCTGAGGATGAGGAATCTGAAACTGATATGTCTGAAGTAAGGTTTATTCCAGAAGATCGGGGACTTCTTGATGCCATGTACCATGCCATGACAATATGTCAAACACTCCATCCTGATCCTAATGATTCAATTTCAGATG GAGATTTTGAAGATACTGAGGAAGGAGAATATTGCCTTGATGGAGCAGAAACAGCTGAAAATG ATCATGATAATGGTGAGGCGGAGAATATGGAGTCAGACATGGGTCAGTTTGAAGATGCCGATCCTGAACATTAA
- the LOC124312153 gene encoding renin receptor-like, with the protein MKVASIVGVFCLFTSVLGNGEFSILHSPNGVNFRGDEQLNTSELPKIISTAMGHTTPSGDSWNGLTVLNPFNYPEVAVAVVVEGVQSLQLSEPRYPLEITSNLDQVKDDFTSILGQVVFDENDLYSGETQKILALQKLNKKDVAVLQFLKDIDVLMDLKHKVLAKSVFKTVWIRLNGLDDIISVYGQDSEQALEAVTILKSALGELQDALENTYGDRFILTAITNERIRIREKRSTTSNAKANSELYWKLNLSKRYGSDYSSIFNILLWTSVFLIAALISTAVFICTLDPGRDSIIYRMTTQRIKKEN; encoded by the exons ATGAAAGTGGCATCGATTGTCGGCGTATTTTGTCTATTTACCTCAG TCCTGGGAAATGGAGAGTTCAGCATCTTGCACAGCCCTAATGGAGTCAACTTTAGGGGAGATGAACAGCTGAATACAAGTGAATtgccaaaaattatttccactGCAATGGGGCACACAACACCTTCT GGTGACTCGTGGAATGGACTTACAGTCTTGAATCCATTTAATTACCCAGAAGTTgcagttgctgttgttgttgagggtGTGCAAAGTCTCCAGTTGAGTGAACCCAGATACCCACTAGAGATCACCTCTAATCTTGATCAAGTGAAGGATGATTTCACTTCTATTCTAGGTCAAGTTGTATTTGATGAAAATGACTTGTATTCTGGCGAAACCCAGAAGATTTTGGCACTTCAAAAGCTCAACAAAAAGGATGTTGCTGTCTTGCAGTTTCTTAAAGATATTGATGTTTTGATGGATCTAAAGCACAAG GTATTGGCAAAATCCGTCTTCAAGACTGTTTGGATCCGCCTTAATGGTTTGGATGATATCATCAGTGTCTATGGACAAGACTCTGAGCAAGCTTTGGAAGCAGTTACTATTTTGAAATCTGCTCTCGGCGAGCTTCAAGATGCACTAGAAAACACTTATGGCGATCGA tttatCCTAACTGCTATAACCAATGAAAGAATTCGCATTCGAGAAAAGAGGTCTACAACTTCAAATGCCAAAGCAAATAGc GAACTGTATTGGAAGTTGAATTTATCTAAACGCTATGGATCGGATTACTCATCCATTTTTAATATCCTTTTATGGACATCAGTTTTCTTGATTGCTGCTCTTATTTCCACCGCTG TGTTTATTTGCACACTCGATCCTGGCCGTGACTCCATCATCTATCGGATGACGACACAGCgcatcaaaaaggaaaattag